In Geothermobacter ehrlichii, a genomic segment contains:
- the ftsE gene encoding cell division ATP-binding protein FtsE, with the protein MIQAYNLNKQYRRDSAALKDVTIKIGKGEFVYITGPSGAGKSTLLKLLYAAEKPTRGQILIDGQNLTRMGAKRIALMRRRIGVVFQDFKLIHSRTVFENVAFPLEVQGKKRYEVANRVYQMLKHVGIEHKMKRYPLELSGGEQQRVAIARALVIDPLVLIADEPTGNLDPDNTREVMELFKGANARGTTVLIATHDRDMIERFPRRVLTLDKGRLVEDRMP; encoded by the coding sequence ATGATCCAGGCCTACAACCTGAACAAGCAGTACCGCAGGGACAGCGCGGCCCTGAAGGATGTCACCATCAAGATCGGCAAGGGGGAGTTCGTCTACATCACCGGTCCCTCCGGCGCCGGCAAGTCGACCCTGCTCAAGTTGCTCTATGCCGCCGAAAAGCCGACCCGCGGCCAGATCCTGATCGACGGACAGAACCTGACCCGGATGGGGGCCAAGCGCATTGCCCTGATGCGGCGGCGGATCGGCGTGGTCTTCCAGGACTTCAAGCTGATACACAGCCGGACGGTGTTCGAGAACGTGGCCTTTCCCCTCGAAGTCCAAGGCAAGAAGCGGTACGAGGTTGCCAACCGGGTCTACCAGATGCTGAAGCATGTCGGCATCGAACACAAGATGAAGCGCTATCCTCTGGAGCTGTCCGGCGGCGAACAGCAGCGGGTGGCTATCGCCAGGGCCCTGGTCATCGATCCGCTGGTGCTGATCGCCGACGAGCCGACCGGCAATCTCGATCCCGACAACACCCGCGAGGTGATGGAGCTTTTCAAGGGGGCCAACGCGCGCGGCACGACGGTGCTGATCGCCACCCATGACCGCGACATGATCGAACGGTTTCCCCGCCGGGTTCTGACCCTTGACAAGGGACGCCTGGTCGAGGACCGGATGCCGTGA
- a CDS encoding GspE/PulE family protein, translating into MKFERKKLGDILVEMGAIAPAQIRLILDKMAAEGGRFGQVGLAEGYFSEDELAQALAQQFNLDYLDLRQFEPDPALMEEMPSGLPMRYQFVPVRRDEKGLVIAMGDPSDVAAFDDLELLLDTPLTLVVAAPSRIAQILERGGGSKQMLQEVSEDFKLHLVKETDKGEEVLSIEKLTDDTSPIIRLIDSTLYDALKKRASDIHIETGQDGVVIKYRVDGVLFRATEPLDARFQGPIISRIKIMSELDISERRIPQDGRFKVRMGSKSIDFRVSIMPSVFGEDAVIRILDKESIARDLKGLTLDVLGFSERELKRLRRLIREPYGMVLVTGPTGSGKTTTLYGALNEIYNEQEKIITIEDPVEYQLKGILQIPVNEKKGLTFARGLRSILRHDPDKIMVGEIRDPETAQIAVQSALTGHLVFTTVHANNVFDVLGRFLHMGIDPYNFVSCLNCVAAQRLVRKLCSHCRKPVRYSAETLREAGLSPETYAGHTFYEAVGCRECNGTGYHGRSAIVELLDLNDDLRELIVSKTSVSRLKEAARKAGTVFLRQAAVEKLVEGMTSLEEINRVTFIEG; encoded by the coding sequence ATGAAATTCGAACGCAAGAAACTGGGTGACATTCTCGTCGAGATGGGGGCCATCGCCCCGGCACAGATTCGGCTGATCCTCGACAAGATGGCCGCCGAAGGCGGCCGGTTCGGCCAGGTCGGTTTGGCTGAGGGCTACTTCAGCGAGGACGAGCTGGCACAGGCGCTGGCGCAACAGTTCAACCTCGACTATCTCGATCTGCGGCAGTTCGAGCCCGATCCGGCCCTGATGGAGGAGATGCCGAGCGGGCTGCCCATGCGTTACCAGTTCGTTCCCGTGCGCAGGGATGAAAAGGGGCTGGTCATCGCCATGGGCGATCCTTCGGACGTCGCCGCGTTCGATGATCTGGAACTTCTGCTCGATACGCCGCTGACCCTGGTGGTGGCGGCGCCGAGTCGGATTGCGCAGATTCTCGAACGCGGCGGGGGAAGCAAACAGATGTTGCAGGAAGTCTCCGAGGACTTCAAGCTGCATCTGGTCAAGGAAACCGACAAGGGCGAGGAAGTCCTTTCCATCGAGAAGCTGACCGACGACACCAGTCCCATCATCCGCCTGATCGACTCGACCCTCTACGACGCACTGAAAAAACGCGCCTCGGACATTCACATCGAGACCGGACAGGATGGTGTGGTGATCAAGTACCGGGTCGATGGTGTTCTCTTTCGGGCGACCGAGCCGCTGGATGCCCGTTTTCAGGGGCCGATCATCTCCCGCATCAAGATCATGAGCGAACTCGACATCTCCGAGCGGCGCATCCCGCAGGACGGCCGATTCAAGGTGCGGATGGGGAGCAAGTCGATCGATTTTCGCGTTTCCATCATGCCGAGCGTCTTCGGCGAGGATGCGGTGATTCGTATTCTCGACAAGGAGAGCATCGCCCGCGATCTCAAGGGGCTGACACTCGATGTTCTAGGTTTTTCCGAGCGGGAGCTGAAACGGCTGCGGCGTCTGATCCGCGAGCCCTACGGCATGGTGCTGGTGACCGGTCCGACCGGGTCAGGCAAGACGACCACTCTCTACGGGGCCCTCAACGAGATTTACAACGAGCAGGAAAAGATCATCACCATCGAGGATCCGGTCGAGTACCAGCTCAAGGGAATTTTGCAGATACCGGTCAACGAGAAGAAGGGCCTGACCTTCGCCCGCGGGCTGCGGTCGATCCTGCGCCATGACCCGGACAAGATCATGGTCGGCGAAATTCGTGATCCGGAAACGGCACAGATCGCCGTCCAGTCGGCGCTGACCGGTCACCTGGTTTTCACCACCGTCCATGCCAACAACGTTTTCGACGTACTCGGACGTTTTCTGCACATGGGCATCGATCCCTACAATTTCGTGTCCTGCCTCAACTGTGTCGCCGCCCAGCGACTGGTGCGCAAGCTCTGTTCCCACTGCCGCAAGCCGGTACGCTATTCGGCGGAAACCCTGCGCGAAGCCGGGCTGTCGCCGGAAACCTATGCCGGACATACTTTCTATGAGGCGGTCGGGTGCCGGGAATGCAACGGTACCGGCTACCATGGACGCAGCGCCATCGTCGAACTGCTCGACCTCAACGACGATTTGCGCGAACTGATCGTCAGCAAGACGTCGGTCAGCCGGCTCAAGGAAGCGGCGAGAAAGGCCGGAACCGTCTTTTTGCGCCAGGCCGCGGTGGAGAAGCTGGTCGAAGGGATGACCAGTCTGGAAGAAATCAACCGGGTGACCTTTATCGAGGGATGA
- a CDS encoding type II secretion system F family protein encodes MVSLLTMPTFICKIGTSDGRVVEREFEAVNSAMLREQLEEQGFYVFQIRRAFLAGLTRGGGRRRGWSSRRFLSFNQEFLVLLKAGLPIIQIFDTLLERQEGGMMQEVLRAIREDVKAGTSLSDALGKFPRFFPHLYVASVRAGERTGDLPITLVRYIEYQKRIEAIKARVRNATFYPMLLTGFVVLVVLFLMLYVVPSFSQIYADAKVELPLMTRILIAVANGMVGALPLLVGGLVLLVVSLRSLLMTERGVFFFDRLKLRIPFFGALLTEYALLSFCRTLATILLSGVPIVKALQMSRGTLNNRVLETAVVQAIRRVEEGMSLSESFDRCGFFPNIALRMVAVGEKGGSLPEMLADVADYYESEVERRLDRLTTMIEPVMMASMGLLIGGIVVAMYFPIFQLAGTVG; translated from the coding sequence ATGGTATCTTTGCTGACCATGCCGACCTTCATCTGCAAAATCGGGACATCGGACGGCCGGGTTGTTGAGCGGGAGTTCGAAGCTGTCAACAGCGCCATGTTGCGCGAACAGCTCGAGGAGCAGGGTTTTTACGTTTTTCAAATCCGCCGGGCCTTTCTTGCCGGCCTGACGCGTGGCGGAGGGCGCCGGCGGGGCTGGTCGAGTCGCCGTTTCCTCTCCTTCAATCAGGAATTCCTGGTTTTGCTCAAGGCCGGTCTGCCCATCATCCAGATTTTCGATACCCTGCTCGAACGGCAGGAAGGCGGCATGATGCAGGAGGTGTTGCGCGCCATCCGCGAGGACGTGAAGGCCGGAACCTCCCTTTCGGATGCCCTGGGCAAGTTCCCTCGTTTCTTTCCGCATCTCTACGTCGCTTCGGTGCGGGCGGGTGAAAGAACGGGAGATCTGCCTATTACCCTGGTGCGTTACATCGAGTACCAGAAGCGGATCGAGGCGATCAAGGCGCGGGTCCGGAACGCCACCTTCTATCCCATGCTGCTGACCGGCTTCGTGGTTCTGGTGGTGCTCTTCCTGATGCTCTACGTCGTGCCCAGCTTCAGCCAGATCTACGCCGACGCCAAGGTTGAACTGCCGCTGATGACCCGGATTCTCATCGCCGTCGCCAACGGCATGGTCGGGGCGTTGCCGTTGCTGGTTGGAGGTCTTGTTCTGCTGGTCGTGTCGCTGCGTTCGCTTCTGATGACGGAAAGAGGGGTCTTTTTCTTCGATCGGCTGAAGCTGCGGATCCCCTTTTTCGGTGCGTTGCTGACCGAGTACGCCCTGCTCAGTTTCTGCCGCACCCTGGCAACCATCCTGCTCAGCGGCGTTCCCATCGTCAAGGCATTGCAGATGTCGCGCGGCACGCTCAACAACCGGGTGCTGGAGACTGCCGTCGTGCAGGCCATCCGGCGGGTCGAGGAGGGGATGAGTCTGTCCGAAAGCTTCGACCGCTGCGGCTTTTTTCCCAATATCGCCCTGCGCATGGTCGCCGTTGGAGAAAAGGGGGGATCTCTGCCGGAAATGCTCGCCGATGTCGCCGATTACTACGAAAGCGAGGTCGAGCGCCGGCTCGACCGGTTGACCACCATGATCGAGCCGGTGATGATGGCCAGCATGGGGCTTCTGATCGGCGGTATTGTGGTCGCCATGTATTTTCCGATATTCCAGCTGGCCGGTACGGTCGGCTGA
- a CDS encoding PilN domain-containing protein yields MKPTINLATHEHLNRRAVYGVYALVGLLLLLALVFNLHAWFAGRAQLQRLDARIAELQQQLGIDESAPPVSDSDFARLQARIRFANRVIERDSYRWSLLLGHLERVLPRQVRISTIHPLFKEGKIRLSGEARSIADLQLLLDRLVASKFFSEVLILSQQTVDDPAGGDLVGFRIEVRGGGA; encoded by the coding sequence ATGAAACCGACCATCAACCTGGCAACCCACGAGCATCTGAACCGGCGCGCGGTCTATGGCGTCTATGCCCTGGTCGGCCTGCTCCTGCTTCTGGCCCTGGTTTTCAATCTGCACGCCTGGTTCGCCGGCCGTGCGCAGTTGCAGCGACTTGATGCCCGAATCGCCGAACTGCAGCAGCAGCTCGGCATCGACGAATCCGCGCCTCCGGTCAGCGACAGTGATTTCGCGCGCCTGCAGGCACGGATCCGTTTCGCCAACCGGGTGATCGAGCGGGACAGCTACCGCTGGAGCCTGTTGCTGGGACATCTGGAGCGGGTTCTGCCCCGACAGGTGCGAATCAGCACCATCCATCCCCTTTTCAAGGAAGGGAAAATCCGGTTGTCCGGGGAAGCCCGAAGCATTGCCGATCTGCAGCTGCTGCTCGACAGGCTGGTCGCTTCGAAATTCTTTTCCGAAGTTCTGATCCTGTCGCAGCAGACCGTGGATGATCCGGCCGGCGGCGACCTGGTCGGTTTCCGTATCGAGGTCAGGGGAGGCGGCGCATGA
- the ftsX gene encoding permease-like cell division protein FtsX: protein MRRLIYLVVRALRNMSQSPFLCAAAVGTVTVSLLILAFFALVVLNVQQLTRHWSRDVQIVAYFERQPSGRQIDRALTRLRAWREVEGVGFVSSRQAYQRFSRRLGDDADLLAGMPDDFLPASIEIRLKEPFRNRAGVEQVVARLKAEGDFSDLRYGHDWLERFEAFLTLLRTAGLILGGFLLFAALFIVANTIKLTLYARREELEVMALVGGTPAFIKTPFLVEGALQGALGGLLALLASFTLFNLFLRQDLGALLLAAGISRIRFLPPDWQLLLVGIGTALGFLGSLFSLRRFVRI from the coding sequence ATGCGTAGGCTGATCTACCTGGTGGTGCGCGCCCTGCGCAACATGAGCCAGAGCCCCTTTCTCTGTGCGGCGGCGGTGGGAACGGTGACCGTATCGCTGCTGATTCTGGCCTTTTTCGCTCTTGTCGTCCTCAACGTGCAGCAGCTGACCCGTCACTGGAGCCGGGATGTGCAGATTGTCGCCTACTTCGAGCGGCAGCCGTCCGGCCGTCAGATCGACCGGGCACTGACACGATTGCGCGCCTGGCGCGAGGTCGAGGGGGTCGGCTTTGTCAGTTCGCGTCAGGCCTACCAGCGGTTTTCCCGCCGTCTGGGTGACGACGCCGACCTTCTGGCGGGCATGCCGGATGACTTTCTGCCGGCATCGATCGAAATCAGGCTGAAAGAGCCGTTCCGCAATCGCGCCGGAGTCGAGCAGGTGGTGGCGCGGCTGAAGGCGGAGGGCGATTTCAGCGACCTGCGCTACGGCCATGATTGGCTGGAGCGCTTCGAGGCCTTTCTCACCCTGTTGCGCACGGCCGGACTGATCCTCGGCGGCTTTCTCCTGTTTGCCGCCCTGTTCATCGTGGCCAACACCATCAAGCTGACCCTCTACGCCCGTCGTGAAGAGCTCGAGGTGATGGCGCTGGTCGGTGGCACGCCCGCCTTCATCAAGACTCCGTTCCTGGTCGAAGGCGCCCTGCAGGGGGCCCTGGGTGGCCTGCTGGCTCTGCTTGCGAGTTTCACCCTGTTCAACCTCTTTCTCCGGCAGGATCTCGGAGCCCTGCTGCTGGCCGCCGGCATCAGCCGCATCCGCTTTCTTCCCCCGGACTGGCAGCTGCTGCTGGTCGGTATCGGGACTGCTCTCGGCTTTCTCGGCAGCCTCTTTTCGCTGCGCAGGTTCGTCCGGATCTAA
- a CDS encoding type IV pilin protein, with the protein MTMKIQRPNSRGFTLIELMIVMSIVGILLSIAVPSYKRSLIKARETVLMEDLYQMRRAIDAYYTDKSKYPDSLEDLVTAKYLRGIPHDPFTKSADTWQTVPPEPGPEGELAEGGVFDVRSGSDLVGQNGIPYSEW; encoded by the coding sequence ATGACCATGAAGATACAGCGGCCCAACAGCAGAGGCTTTACCCTGATCGAGCTGATGATCGTCATGTCGATCGTCGGCATCCTTCTGAGCATCGCGGTTCCCAGTTACAAGCGCAGCCTCATCAAGGCGCGCGAGACGGTGCTGATGGAAGACCTCTATCAGATGCGACGGGCCATCGACGCCTACTACACCGACAAGAGCAAGTACCCGGACAGTCTTGAGGATCTGGTAACGGCGAAATATCTGCGCGGTATCCCCCACGATCCCTTCACCAAATCGGCCGATACCTGGCAGACGGTGCCGCCGGAACCGGGGCCGGAAGGGGAGCTGGCCGAAGGCGGCGTGTTCGATGTCCGTTCCGGTTCCGATCTTGTCGGCCAGAACGGCATCCCCTACAGCGAATGGTAG
- a CDS encoding type IV pilus inner membrane component PilO: protein MSPATFVSSLWRLNRWIPVLLALLLVADLGSYLYLARVINPGLYARERTFIELQQRARQARRTELAARNPRQVFRKGQKDLEQFLARVPGQDELSALVGDLFAMARKAGLDIKAVDYRPKPLPEQGLIEYALSFSVAGEYGQVKRFIYLIEKSERLVVVDQLNLDRGRKDEGTVRLSIRMTTYFRRGEA, encoded by the coding sequence ATGAGTCCGGCGACATTTGTCTCTTCGCTGTGGCGGCTCAATCGCTGGATTCCGGTCCTGCTGGCCCTGCTTCTGGTTGCCGACCTGGGGAGCTATCTCTACCTTGCCCGGGTGATCAATCCCGGACTCTATGCCAGGGAGCGGACCTTCATCGAATTGCAGCAGCGTGCCCGCCAGGCACGCCGGACGGAGTTGGCCGCCCGCAATCCGCGCCAGGTTTTTCGCAAGGGACAGAAGGATCTGGAACAGTTTCTCGCCCGCGTGCCGGGGCAGGATGAGCTGAGTGCCCTGGTCGGAGACCTGTTCGCCATGGCCCGCAAGGCCGGACTGGACATCAAGGCGGTCGACTACCGGCCGAAACCCCTGCCCGAGCAGGGACTGATCGAATACGCCCTGTCATTTTCCGTTGCCGGCGAATACGGACAGGTCAAGCGTTTCATCTACCTGATCGAGAAGAGCGAGCGGCTGGTGGTGGTGGATCAGCTCAATCTCGACCGTGGCCGGAAGGACGAGGGAACCGTCCGCCTCAGCATCCGCATGACCACCTATTTTCGCAGGGGGGAGGCATGA
- the pilM gene encoding type IV pilus biogenesis protein PilM codes for MSVSLLRRKYLGLDLRPEEMRLVTMQRRGKNRLVTGGRVLGLPEGLLRAAIREPNIGDLDAFAERLRELVSPLAGTEERISVSLPDAAGRQLLTEVETPFKSHREGIDILRWQLKANLPAAPQDVQIDYQVLGQQENGRYRVLVALALRSVVEQYEEAFDRAGYQAVVLDFHGANLYNWYRFASDLGEEIVLIDIEGGSFGFRYLVDGRVAFVRGRETAPAPDLMFQEMNRSMTGARESHPEIARARIFLHTDWREPDLLVEAASSVFEKEIHLLNPRFDRHAAGELNLPPWRIRSLAAAAGAAERMI; via the coding sequence ATGAGCGTGTCACTGCTGCGACGAAAATATCTGGGACTGGATCTGCGCCCCGAGGAGATGCGCCTGGTCACCATGCAGCGCCGGGGGAAGAACCGTCTTGTCACCGGTGGACGGGTGCTGGGCCTGCCCGAGGGGCTGCTCAGGGCGGCCATCAGGGAGCCGAACATCGGCGACCTCGACGCTTTTGCCGAACGGTTGCGGGAGCTGGTTTCGCCGCTGGCCGGAACGGAAGAGAGGATTTCGGTGTCGTTGCCGGATGCCGCCGGCCGACAGCTTCTGACCGAAGTCGAAACGCCCTTCAAGTCGCACCGGGAGGGCATCGACATCCTGCGCTGGCAACTCAAGGCCAATCTTCCCGCCGCGCCGCAGGATGTCCAGATCGATTACCAGGTTTTGGGACAGCAGGAAAACGGCCGCTACCGGGTTCTGGTGGCGCTGGCCTTGCGCAGTGTCGTCGAGCAGTATGAAGAGGCCTTCGACCGGGCCGGTTACCAGGCCGTTGTGTTGGATTTTCACGGCGCCAACCTGTACAATTGGTACCGTTTTGCCAGCGACCTCGGTGAGGAGATCGTTCTGATCGACATCGAGGGAGGATCGTTCGGCTTTCGCTATCTGGTCGATGGCAGGGTCGCCTTCGTGCGGGGGCGCGAAACCGCGCCGGCGCCCGACCTGATGTTTCAGGAAATGAACAGATCGATGACCGGTGCCAGGGAAAGTCATCCTGAAATCGCCCGTGCCCGCATCTTTCTCCATACCGACTGGCGTGAACCGGATCTGCTGGTCGAGGCGGCGTCGTCGGTTTTCGAAAAGGAAATTCACCTGCTCAATCCCCGGTTCGACCGGCATGCTGCAGGTGAACTGAATCTTCCTCCCTGGCGGATCCGCAGCCTCGCTGCGGCAGCCGGTGCTGCCGAACGGATGATCTGA
- a CDS encoding secretin N-terminal domain-containing protein, translated as MKKVILWGMALVLLTGCAAHKARQAFLQGEEMTRHGRYEEAVALYTRALQEDPGSLEYRMKLFVARTKAAAVYLEQARRLRREGKLQEAVGEYRQAMALDPSLEKAAQELKQIEDRMRAEELVRQADEFYRTRRFQQAMSNLDQALLLAPDLPAARKLKEQVRVATMTEVGDVELDVASDKPITLKFKKARVKDVFRILSRLSGITFIFDEDVERETVTVSLDQASFAQALELILKMKKLRMRVLNPKTVILYPDTKEKQKQYQDQLIQTFYLSNIQAKKAVNMLRTMLQLRKIYVHEELNALVIRDKPEVVRLAEQILRAADRADSEVLFELELIEVSHTDDLELGASLDSKQVQFGLSDDTGAALLSGATPISSLSNRKFLYTIPSATFDFKKVLSDTEILANPHIRLKNGAKAKVHVGSREPIVTTTNTSTGEITSTNIQYVDVGVKLDLEAHIRLDQTVLTKVQLEVSNKGADVVDSTGNNVAFAISTTNAQTELVLKDGERTILGGLIRDDRSKNSDRLPLVGRIPLIGDLLASHSRSKKKREILLSITPHIVRERELPSADVASIWSGSEDHLQFGPSFRSFARDFDADQNLPRPGGVMTTDDDKPVSAEVLSLDDEPVVSPAGEPAVAPPSERPQARQPVPAAEPPAAATAAEPEVPVVETPVPEQPVEMPAPEQPVEMPARAARVFIDGPRLVDVGKEFELLVRVAEVQNLFSAPVFITYNPQVLQFISASEGDFLRRNARTTVFTASPIGGIGGRLIIGYKQGAGGQGTSGDGVLYHLRFKPLAPGSSMVNLERINFRDPTGSRLRVAGEGLTVEVR; from the coding sequence ATGAAAAAAGTGATTCTGTGGGGGATGGCCCTGGTTTTGCTGACCGGCTGCGCGGCGCACAAGGCCCGGCAGGCGTTCCTGCAGGGGGAGGAGATGACGCGTCATGGCCGTTACGAGGAGGCCGTCGCACTCTACACCAGGGCGTTGCAGGAAGATCCCGGGTCCCTTGAATACCGGATGAAGCTGTTCGTTGCCAGGACCAAGGCGGCAGCGGTCTACCTCGAACAGGCGCGCCGGCTGCGACGCGAGGGGAAGCTGCAGGAGGCTGTCGGTGAATACCGGCAGGCGATGGCCCTCGATCCCAGCCTGGAAAAGGCGGCCCAGGAACTGAAACAGATCGAGGATCGGATGCGGGCCGAGGAGCTGGTCCGGCAGGCCGACGAATTCTACCGTACCCGCCGGTTTCAGCAGGCGATGAGCAACCTCGACCAGGCCCTGCTTCTGGCGCCCGACCTGCCGGCGGCCCGCAAGCTGAAGGAGCAGGTCCGGGTGGCGACCATGACCGAGGTCGGCGATGTCGAGCTCGACGTCGCTTCCGACAAGCCGATCACCCTGAAGTTCAAGAAAGCCAGGGTCAAGGATGTCTTCAGGATTCTTTCGCGCCTGTCCGGCATCACTTTCATCTTCGACGAGGACGTGGAACGGGAGACGGTGACCGTCAGTCTCGACCAGGCCAGTTTCGCCCAGGCCCTGGAGCTGATCCTGAAGATGAAGAAGCTGCGGATGCGGGTGCTCAATCCGAAGACGGTCATCCTCTATCCCGATACCAAGGAAAAGCAGAAACAGTACCAGGACCAGCTGATTCAGACCTTCTACCTGTCGAACATCCAGGCGAAAAAAGCGGTCAACATGCTGCGCACCATGCTGCAGCTGCGCAAGATCTACGTCCATGAAGAGCTGAACGCGCTGGTGATTCGCGACAAGCCGGAAGTGGTTCGCCTGGCGGAGCAGATCCTGCGCGCCGCCGATCGGGCCGATTCGGAGGTGCTGTTCGAGCTGGAACTGATCGAGGTGTCGCACACCGACGATCTGGAACTTGGCGCCAGCCTCGATTCGAAACAGGTCCAGTTCGGGCTGAGCGACGATACCGGCGCGGCACTGCTGTCGGGGGCGACGCCGATCTCCAGCCTCAGCAACCGCAAGTTTCTCTACACCATTCCGTCGGCGACCTTCGACTTCAAGAAGGTGCTGTCCGACACCGAGATTCTGGCCAATCCCCACATCCGGCTGAAGAACGGCGCCAAGGCCAAGGTGCATGTCGGCAGCCGCGAGCCGATCGTCACCACCACCAACACCTCGACTGGCGAAATCACCTCGACCAACATCCAGTATGTCGATGTCGGGGTCAAGCTCGATCTCGAGGCCCATATCCGTCTCGATCAGACGGTACTGACCAAGGTCCAGCTCGAGGTCAGCAACAAGGGGGCCGACGTCGTGGACAGTACGGGCAATAACGTCGCCTTCGCCATCAGCACCACCAACGCTCAGACCGAGCTGGTGCTCAAGGACGGTGAACGGACCATTCTCGGAGGCCTGATTCGTGATGACCGGTCCAAGAACAGTGATCGGCTGCCCCTGGTCGGTCGCATCCCGCTGATCGGCGATCTGCTGGCCTCTCATAGCCGAAGCAAGAAGAAACGGGAAATCCTGCTCTCCATTACCCCGCATATCGTTCGGGAGCGTGAACTGCCCTCTGCCGATGTCGCCAGCATCTGGTCAGGCTCCGAGGACCATCTCCAGTTCGGTCCGAGTTTCCGGTCCTTTGCCCGTGATTTCGATGCCGACCAGAATCTGCCGCGGCCCGGTGGGGTCATGACGACAGACGATGACAAGCCGGTTTCGGCCGAGGTGCTTTCGCTCGATGATGAACCGGTTGTGTCGCCGGCCGGCGAACCTGCGGTTGCGCCGCCGTCGGAGCGACCGCAGGCGCGGCAGCCTGTCCCGGCGGCGGAGCCCCCTGCGGCAGCGACTGCCGCGGAGCCGGAGGTGCCGGTCGTCGAGACGCCGGTTCCGGAACAGCCGGTCGAGATGCCGGCCCCGGAACAGCCGGTCGAGATGCCGGCCAGGGCGGCCCGGGTCTTCATCGACGGACCGCGCCTGGTCGATGTCGGCAAGGAATTCGAACTGCTGGTGCGGGTGGCCGAGGTGCAGAACCTCTTCAGTGCGCCGGTCTTCATCACCTACAACCCGCAGGTGCTGCAGTTCATCTCTGCCAGTGAAGGCGATTTTTTGCGGCGTAATGCGCGAACCACGGTCTTTACCGCCAGCCCGATCGGAGGCATCGGCGGTCGGCTGATCATCGGCTACAAGCAGGGGGCCGGCGGCCAGGGGACGTCAGGAGACGGCGTTCTCTACCATCTCCGGTTCAAGCCGCTGGCGCCGGGCAGTTCGATGGTCAATCTCGAACGGATCAATTTCCGCGATCCCACCGGCAGTCGCCTGCGCGTCGCCGGTGAGGGTCTGACTGTGGAGGTGCGCTGA
- a CDS encoding type II secretion system protein: protein MRWRIATDRTGLTLIELVVTMAILAVLAAAVLPMAEVTVKRSKEIELRRSLRIIRTAIDAYKADHDEAVRQKKIIAAVDETGYPESLEKLLEPTDWGGLFPYRKRYLRRIPKDPFDRYDEGWGLRSLEDDPDSTVWGGDNVYDVYSQSDGIALDGTPYSSW from the coding sequence TTGCGCTGGCGCATTGCGACTGACAGAACCGGTCTGACCCTGATCGAACTGGTTGTCACCATGGCCATCCTGGCGGTTCTCGCCGCCGCGGTGCTGCCCATGGCGGAGGTGACCGTCAAGCGAAGCAAGGAGATCGAGCTGCGCCGGAGCCTGCGCATCATCAGGACGGCCATCGACGCCTACAAGGCCGATCATGACGAGGCCGTCAGGCAGAAGAAGATCATCGCCGCGGTCGACGAGACCGGCTATCCCGAGAGCCTTGAGAAGCTCCTCGAGCCGACCGACTGGGGCGGGCTCTTCCCCTATAGGAAGCGCTACCTGCGCCGGATACCGAAAGATCCCTTCGATCGCTACGACGAGGGTTGGGGATTGCGCTCCCTTGAAGACGATCCCGATTCGACCGTTTGGGGCGGCGACAACGTGTACGATGTCTATTCGCAGAGCGACGGTATCGCGCTCGACGGAACTCCCTACAGCAGCTGGTAG